The Paeniglutamicibacter sulfureus genome includes a region encoding these proteins:
- a CDS encoding zinc-dependent alcohol dehydrogenase family protein, translated as MRAWMLDDFGLENLNLHEIPTPQPAAGELLIKVSAVSLNYRDKALVDGIYMPEKISKGLIPVADSSGVVAAVGAGVTKYKVGDRVTSHFYSTWHDGPWLNEYADFQTGGPINGGLAEYQILGEDNVVPTPLDMSDLEASTLPIAALTPWFVLREYRKVKPGDTVLVQGTGGVSIFAIQLASALGARVIVTSSSDEKLVRARELGATDTINYRTTPDWAAAVLELTDGQGVDVVLDVVGGDGLKDSVRVAKGNGLVAVIGFLQGQSTTLDLMDVIWHQAQIQGIAVGHLRAFEDLVTFLGEHTINPVIDTVYPFEEAHAAYAQLARGAFGKIVIQVN; from the coding sequence ATGCGCGCCTGGATGCTAGACGACTTCGGCCTCGAGAACCTGAACCTGCACGAGATCCCGACACCCCAACCGGCCGCCGGGGAACTTCTCATCAAGGTCTCGGCCGTCTCGCTGAACTACCGAGACAAGGCCCTGGTAGACGGCATCTACATGCCCGAAAAGATCTCAAAAGGACTGATCCCGGTGGCCGACTCTTCCGGAGTCGTGGCCGCAGTAGGGGCGGGCGTAACAAAATACAAGGTCGGGGACCGCGTCACCTCCCACTTCTACTCCACCTGGCACGATGGGCCGTGGCTGAACGAATACGCCGACTTCCAGACCGGCGGGCCCATCAACGGCGGACTGGCCGAATACCAGATCCTCGGCGAGGACAACGTCGTCCCCACTCCCCTGGACATGAGCGACCTCGAAGCCTCGACCCTGCCGATAGCCGCACTCACCCCGTGGTTCGTCCTGCGCGAGTACCGCAAGGTGAAGCCCGGCGATACTGTCCTGGTCCAGGGCACCGGAGGCGTCTCGATCTTCGCGATCCAGCTCGCTTCGGCCCTCGGCGCCCGAGTCATCGTGACCTCAAGCAGCGACGAAAAGCTGGTACGCGCTCGAGAACTGGGGGCAACGGACACCATCAACTACCGCACCACCCCTGACTGGGCCGCAGCCGTCCTGGAACTGACCGACGGCCAGGGCGTGGACGTCGTGCTAGACGTCGTTGGCGGCGACGGGCTGAAGGACTCGGTCCGCGTTGCCAAGGGCAACGGACTGGTCGCGGTCATCGGATTCCTCCAGGGCCAAAGCACCACCCTGGACCTGATGGACGTCATCTGGCACCAGGCCCAGATCCAGGGGATCGCGGTCGGGCACCTGCGCGCCTTCGAAGACCTGGTCACGTTCCTCGGCGAACACACCATCAACCCGGTCATCGACACCGTCTACCCCTTCGAGGAAGCCCACGCCGCCTACGCCCAGCTCGCCCGCGGAGCGTTCGGGAAGATCGTTATCCAGGTCAACTAA
- a CDS encoding RidA family protein, with amino-acid sequence MPEHHFSPLLHQSTAPFSHFVRHGNTGYTAGIIGQRADDGSLVSDDVAVQCEAMMNNLKTLLGELSLGLSNVVRTTIYLTDYEDFEAINAAYARHLRDPFPVRTTIQVAALPLGAKVQIDTVVGF; translated from the coding sequence ATGCCTGAACACCACTTCAGTCCGCTTCTCCACCAGTCCACAGCACCGTTTTCGCACTTCGTGCGACACGGGAATACTGGCTACACTGCCGGAATCATCGGTCAGCGAGCCGATGACGGTTCGCTGGTCTCGGACGACGTTGCTGTGCAGTGTGAAGCGATGATGAACAACCTGAAAACGCTGCTGGGTGAACTCAGCCTGGGTCTTTCGAATGTCGTACGCACTACGATCTACCTGACCGACTACGAGGATTTTGAAGCGATCAACGCCGCCTATGCCAGGCACTTGCGTGACCCGTTCCCGGTCCGCACCACGATCCAAGTCGCGGCGCTCCCATTGGGTGCGAAGGTTCAGATCGATACCGTCGTCGGGTTTTAG
- a CDS encoding GNAT family N-acetyltransferase, producing the protein MDEVLRVRRHIDLTAAELDAHENLFDGEYRNEFGVWNPDAPYGYSPADTHVLAFRGHALAAHVGFQRRLILVGSQEILVAGMGGVLVDERYRGMGLGGRTMRQAQTVMRDETGVDFGFLGCRREVVPLYESAGWAQVHAAERCLSRLDQTSVVVSEGGPNLVCSAKRRASQWPQGDIDLLGTPW; encoded by the coding sequence ATGGATGAAGTCTTGCGAGTGCGAAGGCACATCGACCTCACTGCAGCCGAACTTGATGCACACGAGAACCTCTTCGACGGTGAGTACCGGAACGAATTCGGCGTATGGAACCCGGATGCGCCCTACGGCTATTCGCCCGCCGACACTCACGTACTGGCTTTCCGCGGGCACGCGTTGGCTGCACACGTCGGCTTCCAGCGTCGTCTAATCTTGGTGGGTTCCCAGGAAATCCTGGTGGCTGGCATGGGTGGCGTCTTGGTCGATGAACGCTATCGCGGTATGGGCCTCGGCGGGCGAACGATGCGACAGGCTCAAACGGTGATGCGTGATGAAACCGGCGTCGATTTTGGCTTTCTCGGGTGCCGAAGGGAAGTCGTGCCGCTTTACGAGTCGGCGGGTTGGGCCCAGGTCCACGCAGCGGAACGGTGTCTGTCCCGCCTCGACCAGACTTCTGTCGTCGTGTCCGAGGGCGGGCCGAACCTCGTCTGTTCAGCCAAACGTCGCGCGAGCCAGTGGCCGCAAGGCGACATCGATCTTCTGGGCACTCCCTGGTGA
- a CDS encoding FAD-dependent monooxygenase, with product MHTTINQPRGRRIAIIGAGISGLTLAIELRRRGLEPLVFDRVAELREVGAAVALSANATRYLIERTGIGAGLATAAASVDGLVFRDGRDGRVIGRVSSREEYQATCGAPYYGIHRADLQKLLVDRLGGEGLHLSKACERIEETADAVRLHFTDGDVVEADLVIGADGARSTLRRHVVGYDDAQFSGCSGWRGIVSPEALADLPDPEAIQFWMGPGGHLLHYPIGSGEQNYLLVRRHDGPWEGPAWATADEEGAHLKAFEGWHPAVQQMIGAAPTGDRWALFQRPPLHQWSRGRVTLMGDAAHALVPHHGQGANQSIEDAIVLADCLIQSLEDGSGWDAARQRYQDVRIERTRKVQIASATTADVLHLPDGERADARNARLAAPDAWERHLGWIHEFQAARSLQPASA from the coding sequence ATGCACACCACCATCAACCAGCCACGCGGCCGCCGCATTGCCATCATCGGTGCCGGCATCAGCGGGCTGACCCTGGCCATCGAACTGCGCCGCCGCGGCCTGGAACCACTGGTCTTCGACCGGGTGGCGGAGTTGCGGGAGGTGGGCGCGGCCGTTGCCCTCTCCGCCAATGCGACCCGCTACCTGATTGAGCGAACCGGCATCGGCGCCGGTCTGGCTACGGCGGCTGCCAGCGTGGACGGCCTGGTGTTCCGCGACGGCCGCGACGGCCGGGTCATCGGCAGGGTTTCCTCGCGCGAGGAATACCAAGCCACATGCGGCGCACCGTACTACGGCATCCACCGGGCGGACCTGCAGAAGCTGCTGGTGGACCGCCTGGGCGGCGAAGGCCTGCACCTTTCCAAGGCCTGCGAGCGGATCGAGGAAACCGCCGACGCCGTGCGTCTGCACTTCACCGACGGCGACGTCGTGGAGGCAGACCTCGTGATCGGCGCGGACGGCGCCCGGTCGACCCTGCGCCGCCATGTCGTCGGATACGACGATGCCCAGTTCTCCGGCTGTTCCGGCTGGCGCGGGATCGTCTCCCCCGAAGCCTTGGCGGACCTGCCGGATCCCGAGGCCATCCAGTTCTGGATGGGCCCCGGCGGCCACCTCCTGCACTACCCGATCGGCAGCGGAGAGCAGAACTACTTGTTGGTCCGCCGGCACGACGGGCCGTGGGAAGGCCCTGCCTGGGCCACCGCAGATGAAGAGGGAGCCCACCTCAAGGCCTTCGAGGGCTGGCATCCTGCGGTCCAGCAAATGATCGGCGCCGCGCCGACCGGAGACCGCTGGGCGCTGTTCCAGCGTCCGCCGCTGCACCAGTGGAGCCGCGGGCGGGTGACCCTCATGGGAGATGCCGCCCACGCATTGGTGCCCCATCACGGGCAGGGCGCCAACCAGTCCATCGAGGATGCCATCGTTTTGGCGGACTGCCTCATCCAGTCACTGGAAGACGGCTCCGGCTGGGACGCTGCACGCCAGCGCTACCAGGACGTGCGGATCGAGCGCACCCGAAAGGTTCAGATCGCCTCTGCGACGACCGCCGATGTCCTGCACTTGCCCGATGGGGAACGCGCCGATGCGCGGAATGCCCGGCTTGCAGCGCCGGATGCGTGGGAACGCCACCTGGGCTGGATCCACGAATTCCAGGCAGCACGTTCCCTTCAGCCCGCCTCGGCCTAG
- a CDS encoding PucR family transcriptional regulator, whose product MPELHDAIQDLSEAMGRRLVVLDRAMRVIAYSIHESPQDRLSLSLILAHSDSWEAPAMTNQGSAVHDLEGIGSVVMHRLLGADRHIVGHLLLTPAECTAAGPLGDFVTGHSLDRISRLLESRDAGLRALLDRSGSLALDLVSHEDERRESAAATLLGEGIFGASEHYCAVAVGPGAVDADAAAKGRVEQAVGQTIRFVNDTSTASVIGGVAEEGNGVLIFPRPVVAPRLARILTRPQLAPARAGIGPLAPLDGLHFSYRRAGWALRATSLAPADHPVAVHWADTGADGILATLPLDGLAVADLPSPVRRILQERKTRHWAKTLEAFLENAGDIQATAQVLNVHRSTIYYRLERLTEVAGVDLRLGTVQRDLHLGLRLARLAGFLEPPASAEQ is encoded by the coding sequence ATGCCGGAACTCCACGACGCCATCCAGGACCTCTCCGAGGCAATGGGCCGGCGACTGGTCGTGTTGGATCGCGCCATGCGGGTCATCGCCTATTCAATCCACGAGTCCCCCCAGGATCGCCTGAGCCTCTCCCTCATCCTGGCCCACAGCGATTCGTGGGAGGCTCCGGCCATGACTAATCAGGGGAGCGCCGTCCACGACCTGGAAGGCATCGGGTCCGTCGTGATGCACCGGCTGCTGGGCGCCGACCGGCACATTGTCGGGCACCTGCTGCTGACTCCTGCCGAGTGCACTGCTGCCGGCCCTTTGGGGGACTTCGTCACCGGGCACTCGCTCGATCGCATCAGCCGGCTTCTGGAGTCGCGGGACGCCGGCCTTCGGGCGCTGCTGGACCGCTCGGGTTCACTGGCCCTGGACCTGGTCTCCCACGAGGACGAACGGCGGGAGAGCGCGGCGGCAACCCTGCTCGGCGAGGGGATCTTCGGGGCCTCCGAGCACTATTGTGCGGTCGCGGTCGGGCCCGGGGCAGTGGATGCCGACGCGGCTGCCAAGGGCCGGGTGGAACAGGCCGTCGGGCAAACCATCCGCTTCGTCAACGACACCTCGACGGCCAGTGTGATTGGCGGCGTTGCCGAGGAAGGCAACGGTGTGCTGATTTTCCCCCGCCCGGTGGTTGCCCCTCGCCTGGCACGCATTCTCACCCGACCCCAACTCGCCCCGGCCCGGGCGGGCATCGGCCCGCTGGCGCCCCTGGACGGACTGCATTTTTCCTATCGGCGGGCGGGCTGGGCCCTTCGTGCCACCAGCCTGGCGCCGGCCGACCACCCGGTGGCGGTGCACTGGGCCGACACAGGTGCCGACGGCATACTGGCCACCTTGCCGTTGGACGGCCTTGCGGTGGCGGACCTGCCCTCCCCGGTAAGGCGCATCCTGCAGGAGCGCAAGACCCGGCACTGGGCGAAAACGCTGGAGGCCTTCCTCGAGAACGCGGGAGATATCCAGGCCACCGCCCAGGTGCTCAACGTGCACCGCTCCACCATCTACTACCGGCTGGAGAGACTCACCGAAGTCGCCGGCGTTGACCTGCGGCTGGGCACCGTCCAGCGCGACCTGCACCTCGGCCTCAGGCTTGCCCGGCTGGCAGGGTTCCTCGAACCACCCGCCAGTGCGGAGCAGTGA
- a CDS encoding TM2 domain-containing protein, producing MTEENTTPGTTPPQHSGQPVHITNHVVIVQQKSMAVAYLLWFFLGQLGIHKFYLNKTGMGITYLLLGIVGWATTVLFIGWAILAVLWIMLVIDLFTIPGAVAAANHRTAGIRY from the coding sequence ATGACCGAGGAAAACACCACACCGGGTACAACACCGCCGCAGCATTCCGGGCAGCCGGTCCACATCACCAACCATGTCGTCATCGTCCAACAGAAGAGCATGGCGGTGGCCTACTTGCTCTGGTTCTTCCTGGGACAGCTGGGCATCCACAAGTTCTACCTGAACAAGACCGGCATGGGCATCACCTACCTGCTGTTGGGCATCGTCGGCTGGGCCACCACCGTCTTGTTCATCGGCTGGGCCATCCTGGCGGTCCTTTGGATCATGCTGGTCATCGACTTGTTCACGATTCCCGGGGCCGTCGCCGCGGCCAACCATCGGACAGCGGGCATCCGTTACTGA